Proteins encoded within one genomic window of Triticum aestivum cultivar Chinese Spring chromosome 2D, IWGSC CS RefSeq v2.1, whole genome shotgun sequence:
- the LOC123055438 gene encoding SNF2 domain-containing protein ENL1 isoform X1, with protein sequence MASPPSFDCFSDALDDAADSSSSSSADRQNPNPNPQPTPHPHRAPPPTPNGLNDRLLRFTQTRPRPPPPPPTQNPNPSPPQSDAEADGPLPHDRKVKLAGRRRLCKLSSSPDAKDKDEDSIRDILDDLTTRLDSLSVDRPKARPRPTQARAPLPCAVNAEDDGGFHDAAAGPSSSSSSPLPPKSGEDDGFYDAADGSSSSPPPPKGPESGAPSPVHVSSSDESEDEAPLVVRRQVKVEKPPRVPDPSSASSALADLAIQEEEEGNSKPTPVVSKEIELEKPQVPHSSFTSSAFADLIVQEESVDKEIKLEKPQVPDSPFDFSDLGDEEETSAKRNTKPTAVVKREVKVEKPDPDLSFASAFTDRRVLDDANDKGKKTGASAYGGAKSGKRAASKPSSFADFDEDDDGVSEEKENRAADDSDKDVGWEKTEDFKMEPTGCGKMVKPYKLPGSIFKMLYPHQREGLKWLWVLHCRGTGGILGDDMGLGKTMQVSAFLAGLFHCRLIKRVLVVAPKTLLTHWTKELSVVGLKHKIRDYSGASVNVRNSELQYAFKEGGILLTTYDIVRNNYKLIRGDFYNGNVEGKYDKLIRGDSYNDTDEDEDGKLWNYVILDEGHIIKNPSTQRAKSLLEIPCVHRIVISGTPIQNNLKEMWALFYFCCPEVLGDKDEFKSRYESAIIRGNDKNATNREKHTGSTVAKALRERIKPYFLRRMKSEVFLDTGSADDKKLSKKNELIVWLRLTACQRQLYEAFLNSDLVHSSMQGSPLAAITVLKKICDHPLILTKRAAEGILEGMEGMLDNKDMGMVEKMAMNLADMAHDDQALQVGEEVSCKLIFIMSLLRKLLEEGHHVLIFSQTRKMLNLIQEAILLEGYNFLRIDGTTKIAERERIVKDFQEGPGAQIFLLTTQVGGLGLTLTKAARVIVVDPAWNPSTDNQSVDRAYRIGQTKDVIVYRLMTSGTIEEKIYKLQVFKGALFRTATEQKEQTRYFSKRDIQELFSLPEQGFDVSLTQKQLQEEHGQQLVMDESLREHIEFLERQGIAGVSHHSLLFSKTAVLPSLEPEALESKHPAMPMMARQYNKASSMDYVANGAAHAFKPKDFTPRAYSGSNTSSESPEEIKAKINRLSQTLSNTVMNSLVNMGRSSVILCLSMIWFADKKNQQVVQTLVSRLPDRGEKLKKQIHDLDEKLTVIESSPESSSMMSRGRAPEVICLDDQSL encoded by the exons ATGGCGTCGCCCCCGTCCTTCGACTGCTTCTCCGACGCCCTCGACGACGccgccgactcctcctcctcctcctccgccgaccGCCAAAACCCTAACCCCAACCCCCAGCCCACGCCGCACccccaccgcgccccgccgcccaccCCCAACGGCCTCAACGACCGCCTGCTCCGCTTCACCCAGACccgcccccgccccccgccgccgccccccacccaaaACCCTAACCCCTCCCCGCCGCAATCCGACGCGGAAGCCGACGGGCCCCTGCCCCACGACCGCAAGGTCaagctcgccggccgccgccgcctctgcaaGCTCTCCTCCTCCCCCGACGCCAAGGACAAGGACGAGGACAGCATCCGCGACATCCTCGACGACCTCACCACCCGCCTCGACTCCCTCTCCGTCGACAGACCCAAGGCCCGCCCCCGGCCCACGCAGGCCCGGGCCCCGCTCCCCTGCGCCGTCAACGCCGAGGACGACGGCGGCttccacgacgccgccgccggcccctcctcctcctcctcctccccgctgcCTCCCAAATCTGGCGAGGACGACGGCTTCTACGACGCCGCcgacggctcctcctcctccccgccgcctcccAAGGGGCCGGAatcgggtgccccctcccccgtccATGTCTCCAGCTCCGACGAGTCTGAGGATGAGGCGCCGCTGGTGGTCCGGAGGCAAGTCAAGGTGGAGAAACCCCCGCGAGTCCCAGATCCATCATCCGCCTCCTCTGCGTTGGCCGATCTGGCTattcaggaggaggaggaggggaacaGCAAACCCACGCCAGTGGTCAGCAAGGAAATCGAGTTGGAGAAACCACAAGTCCCACATTCATCATTCACCTCCTCTGCCTTCGCCGATCTTATTGTTCAGGAGGAGTCTGTCGACAAGGAAATCAAGCTGGAGAAACCACAAGTCCCAGATTCACCATTCGACTTCTCTGATCTTGGCGatgaggaggagaccagtgccaAGCGGAACACCAAACCCACGGCGGTGGTCAAGAGGGAAGTCAAGGTGGAGAAACCAGACCCAGATTTATCATTCGCCTCTGCTTTCACCGACCGCCGTGTTCTGGATGATGCCAATGACAAGGGGAAGAAAACCGGGGCAAGTGCTTATGGCGGCGCCAAGTCGGGCAAGAGGGCAGCATCAAAGCCCTCATCCTTTGCGGATTTTGATGAAGACGATGACGGTGTCAGCGAGGAGAAGGAGAACCGTGCTGCTGATGACTCTGACAAGGATGTTGGCTGGGAGAAAACAGAGGATTTCAAGATGGAGCCCACCGGGTGCGGCAAAATGGTCAAGCCCTACAAGCTCCCAGGAAGCATTTTCAAGATGCTTTACCCCCACCAGCGCGAGGGCCTCAAGTGGCTCTGGGTTCTGCATTGCAGGGGAACTGGAGGGATCCTTGGGGATGACATGGGTCTCGGCAAGACCATGCAG GTTTCCGCCTTCCTGGCTGGATTGTTCCATTGCCGCTTAATCAAGAGAGTGTTGGTGGTTGCGCCAAAGACACTTCTCACTCATTGGACGAAGGAACTTTCAGTTGTCGGCCTTAAACATAAGATTAGGGA TTACTCTGGTGCCAGTGTAAATGTTCGCAACTCTGAGCTTCAATATGCATTCAAG GAGGGCGGCATCCTACTGACAACATACGACATTGTCCGTAACAATTACAAGTTGATCAGAGGTGACTTCTACAATGGCAACGTGGAAGGGAAGTATGACAAGCTGATCAGAGGTGACTCATATAATGATACTGATGAAGACGAGGATGGCAAGTTATGGAACTATGTTATTCTTGATGAGGGACATATTATCAAGAACCCGAGTACTCAAAGGGCCAAAAGCTTACTCGAAATACCTTGTGTACACCGCATCGTCATAAGTGGAACTCCTATTCAAAACAATTTAAAG GAAATGTGGGCTCTCTTCTATTTCTGTTGCCCGGAGGTCTTGGGTGATAAGGACGA GTTCAAATCAAGATATGAATCGGCTATCATTCGAGGAAATGACAAGAATGCCACCAATCGAGAGAAGCACACAGGCTCAACTGTTGCAAAG GCATTAAGGGAGCGGATAAAGCCATACTTCTTGCGTCGTATGAAAAGTGAAGTATTTCTTGATACTGGTTCGGCAGATGATAAAAAACTTTCCAAGAAGAATGAGCTAATTGTTTGGCTGAGGTTAACAGCTTGCCAG AGGCAACTATATGAAGCTTTTCTGAACAGTGATCTTGTTCATTCATCAATGCAAGGATCACCATTGGCTGCAATCACG GTATTGAAGAAAATATGCGACCATCCATTGATATTGACCAAGAGAGCTGCTGAGGGCATCTTGGAAGGCATGGAAGGCATGTTGGATAACAAGGATATGGGTATGGTAGAGAAAATGGCCATGAACCTTGCAGACATGGCTCATGATGACCAAGCGCTGCAAGTCGGCGAGGAGGTCTCATGCAAATTAATTTTCATCATGTCCTTGTTG CGGAAACTTCTTGAAGAGGGACACCATGTCCTTATCTTTTCCCAGACACGCAAAATGCTAAACCTTATTCAG GAAGCTATATTACTGGAGGGCTACAACTTTTTACGCATTGATGGTACCACCAAGATTGCTGAGAGGGAAAGGATTGTCAAG GACTTCCAAGAGGGGCCTGGAGCACAGATATTTTTGCTGACCACACAAGTTGGTGGGCTGGGACTTACACTCACCAAGGCAGCTCGTGTCATAGTAGTTGATCCTGCTTGGAATCCAAG TACGGACAATCAGAGCGTGGATCGTGCTTATcgaattggtcagaccaaagatgtgaTTGTATACCGCTTGATGACGTCTGGGACCATCGAAGAAAAGATATATAAATTGCAG GTTTTCAAGGGGGCCTTGTTTAGAACGGCCACAGAGCAGAAAGAACAAACACGCTACTTCAGCAAGAGG GACATTCAAGAGCTCTTTAGTCTGCCAGAACAAGGCTTTGATGTTTCCCTTACCCAAAAGCAATTGCAAGAAGAGCATGGACAGCAACTTGTCAT GGATGAGTCACTGAGGGAGCACATCGAGTTTCTGGAACGACAAGGGATTGCGGGTGTAAGCCATCACAGCCTCCTATTTTCCAAAACAGCAGTCTTGCCTTCGTTGGAGCCTGAAGCTCTGGAGAG CAAGCACCCAGCCATGCCGATGATGGCCAGGCAGTACAACAAGGCATCCTCGATGGACTATGTCGCCAACGG CGCTGCCCATGCTTTCAAGCCAAAGGACTTCACTCCAAGAGCATACTCTGGAAGCAATACAAGTTCAGAGAGCCCTGAGGAAATCAAGGCGAAAATCAACCGGCTGTCGCAAACCCTTTCGAACACGGTAATGAATTCTCTTGTAAATATGGGAAGGAGTAGTGTGattctttgtctgtctatgataTGGTTTGCTGATAAGAAGAATCAACAAGTGGTGCAGACGCTGGTTTCTAGGCTGCCTGACCGTGGGGAGAAGCTGAAGAAGCAGATACACGATCTGGACGAGAAGCTGACGGTGATCGAGTCCTCTCCAGAGTCGTCGTCGATGATGTCCAGAGGGAGGGCGCCTGAAGTGATCTGCTTGGATGATCAGAGCCTATAA
- the LOC123055438 gene encoding SNF2 domain-containing protein ENL1 isoform X2: protein MASPPSFDCFSDALDDAADSSSSSSADRQNPNPNPQPTPHPHRAPPPTPNGLNDRLLRFTQTRPRPPPPPPTQNPNPSPPQSDAEADGPLPHDRKVKLAGRRRLCKLSSSPDAKDKDEDSIRDILDDLTTRLDSLSVDRPKARPRPTQARAPLPCAVNAEDDGGFHDAAAGPSSSSSSPLPPKSGEDDGFYDAADGSSSSPPPPKGPESGAPSPVHVSSSDESEDEAPLVVRRQVKVEKPPRVPDPSSASSALADLAIQEEEEGNSKPTPVVSKEIELEKPQVPHSSFTSSAFADLIVQEESVDKEIKLEKPQVPDSPFDFSDLGDEEETSAKRNTKPTAVVKREVKVEKPDPDLSFASAFTDRRVLDDANDKGKKTGASAYGGAKSGKRAASKPSSFADFDEDDDGVSEEKENRAADDSDKDVGWEKTEDFKMEPTGCGKMVKPYKLPGSIFKMLYPHQREGLKWLWVLHCRGTGGILGDDMGLGKTMQVSAFLAGLFHCRLIKRVLVVAPKTLLTHWTKELSVVGLKHKIRDYSGASVNVRNSELQYAFKEGGILLTTYDIVRNNYKLIRGDFYNGNVEGKYDKLIRGDSYNDTDEDEDGKLWNYVILDEGHIIKNPSTQRAKSLLEIPCVHRIVISGTPIQNNLKEMWALFYFCCPEVLGDKDEFKSRYESAIIRGNDKNATNREKHTGSTVAKALRERIKPYFLRRMKSEVFLDTGSADDKKLSKKNELIVWLRLTACQRQLYEAFLNSDLVHSSMQGSPLAAITVLKKICDHPLILTKRAAEGILEGMEGMLDNKDMGMVEKMAMNLADMAHDDQALQVGEEVSCKLIFIMSLLRKLLEEGHHVLIFSQTRKMLNLIQEAILLEGYNFLRIDGTTKIAERERIVKDFQEGPGAQIFLLTTQVGGLGLTLTKAARVIVVDPAWNPSTDNQSVDRAYRIGQTKDVIVYRLMTSGTIEEKIYKLQVFKGALFRTATEQKEQTRYFSKRDIQELFSLPEQGFDVSLTQKQLQEEHGQQLVMDESLREHIEFLERQGIAGVSHHSLLFSKTAVLPSLEPEALESKHPAMPMMARQYNKASSMDYVANGAAHAFKPKDFTPRAYSGSNTSSESPEEIKAKINRLSQTLSNTTLVSRLPDRGEKLKKQIHDLDEKLTVIESSPESSSMMSRGRAPEVICLDDQSL from the exons ATGGCGTCGCCCCCGTCCTTCGACTGCTTCTCCGACGCCCTCGACGACGccgccgactcctcctcctcctcctccgccgaccGCCAAAACCCTAACCCCAACCCCCAGCCCACGCCGCACccccaccgcgccccgccgcccaccCCCAACGGCCTCAACGACCGCCTGCTCCGCTTCACCCAGACccgcccccgccccccgccgccgccccccacccaaaACCCTAACCCCTCCCCGCCGCAATCCGACGCGGAAGCCGACGGGCCCCTGCCCCACGACCGCAAGGTCaagctcgccggccgccgccgcctctgcaaGCTCTCCTCCTCCCCCGACGCCAAGGACAAGGACGAGGACAGCATCCGCGACATCCTCGACGACCTCACCACCCGCCTCGACTCCCTCTCCGTCGACAGACCCAAGGCCCGCCCCCGGCCCACGCAGGCCCGGGCCCCGCTCCCCTGCGCCGTCAACGCCGAGGACGACGGCGGCttccacgacgccgccgccggcccctcctcctcctcctcctccccgctgcCTCCCAAATCTGGCGAGGACGACGGCTTCTACGACGCCGCcgacggctcctcctcctccccgccgcctcccAAGGGGCCGGAatcgggtgccccctcccccgtccATGTCTCCAGCTCCGACGAGTCTGAGGATGAGGCGCCGCTGGTGGTCCGGAGGCAAGTCAAGGTGGAGAAACCCCCGCGAGTCCCAGATCCATCATCCGCCTCCTCTGCGTTGGCCGATCTGGCTattcaggaggaggaggaggggaacaGCAAACCCACGCCAGTGGTCAGCAAGGAAATCGAGTTGGAGAAACCACAAGTCCCACATTCATCATTCACCTCCTCTGCCTTCGCCGATCTTATTGTTCAGGAGGAGTCTGTCGACAAGGAAATCAAGCTGGAGAAACCACAAGTCCCAGATTCACCATTCGACTTCTCTGATCTTGGCGatgaggaggagaccagtgccaAGCGGAACACCAAACCCACGGCGGTGGTCAAGAGGGAAGTCAAGGTGGAGAAACCAGACCCAGATTTATCATTCGCCTCTGCTTTCACCGACCGCCGTGTTCTGGATGATGCCAATGACAAGGGGAAGAAAACCGGGGCAAGTGCTTATGGCGGCGCCAAGTCGGGCAAGAGGGCAGCATCAAAGCCCTCATCCTTTGCGGATTTTGATGAAGACGATGACGGTGTCAGCGAGGAGAAGGAGAACCGTGCTGCTGATGACTCTGACAAGGATGTTGGCTGGGAGAAAACAGAGGATTTCAAGATGGAGCCCACCGGGTGCGGCAAAATGGTCAAGCCCTACAAGCTCCCAGGAAGCATTTTCAAGATGCTTTACCCCCACCAGCGCGAGGGCCTCAAGTGGCTCTGGGTTCTGCATTGCAGGGGAACTGGAGGGATCCTTGGGGATGACATGGGTCTCGGCAAGACCATGCAG GTTTCCGCCTTCCTGGCTGGATTGTTCCATTGCCGCTTAATCAAGAGAGTGTTGGTGGTTGCGCCAAAGACACTTCTCACTCATTGGACGAAGGAACTTTCAGTTGTCGGCCTTAAACATAAGATTAGGGA TTACTCTGGTGCCAGTGTAAATGTTCGCAACTCTGAGCTTCAATATGCATTCAAG GAGGGCGGCATCCTACTGACAACATACGACATTGTCCGTAACAATTACAAGTTGATCAGAGGTGACTTCTACAATGGCAACGTGGAAGGGAAGTATGACAAGCTGATCAGAGGTGACTCATATAATGATACTGATGAAGACGAGGATGGCAAGTTATGGAACTATGTTATTCTTGATGAGGGACATATTATCAAGAACCCGAGTACTCAAAGGGCCAAAAGCTTACTCGAAATACCTTGTGTACACCGCATCGTCATAAGTGGAACTCCTATTCAAAACAATTTAAAG GAAATGTGGGCTCTCTTCTATTTCTGTTGCCCGGAGGTCTTGGGTGATAAGGACGA GTTCAAATCAAGATATGAATCGGCTATCATTCGAGGAAATGACAAGAATGCCACCAATCGAGAGAAGCACACAGGCTCAACTGTTGCAAAG GCATTAAGGGAGCGGATAAAGCCATACTTCTTGCGTCGTATGAAAAGTGAAGTATTTCTTGATACTGGTTCGGCAGATGATAAAAAACTTTCCAAGAAGAATGAGCTAATTGTTTGGCTGAGGTTAACAGCTTGCCAG AGGCAACTATATGAAGCTTTTCTGAACAGTGATCTTGTTCATTCATCAATGCAAGGATCACCATTGGCTGCAATCACG GTATTGAAGAAAATATGCGACCATCCATTGATATTGACCAAGAGAGCTGCTGAGGGCATCTTGGAAGGCATGGAAGGCATGTTGGATAACAAGGATATGGGTATGGTAGAGAAAATGGCCATGAACCTTGCAGACATGGCTCATGATGACCAAGCGCTGCAAGTCGGCGAGGAGGTCTCATGCAAATTAATTTTCATCATGTCCTTGTTG CGGAAACTTCTTGAAGAGGGACACCATGTCCTTATCTTTTCCCAGACACGCAAAATGCTAAACCTTATTCAG GAAGCTATATTACTGGAGGGCTACAACTTTTTACGCATTGATGGTACCACCAAGATTGCTGAGAGGGAAAGGATTGTCAAG GACTTCCAAGAGGGGCCTGGAGCACAGATATTTTTGCTGACCACACAAGTTGGTGGGCTGGGACTTACACTCACCAAGGCAGCTCGTGTCATAGTAGTTGATCCTGCTTGGAATCCAAG TACGGACAATCAGAGCGTGGATCGTGCTTATcgaattggtcagaccaaagatgtgaTTGTATACCGCTTGATGACGTCTGGGACCATCGAAGAAAAGATATATAAATTGCAG GTTTTCAAGGGGGCCTTGTTTAGAACGGCCACAGAGCAGAAAGAACAAACACGCTACTTCAGCAAGAGG GACATTCAAGAGCTCTTTAGTCTGCCAGAACAAGGCTTTGATGTTTCCCTTACCCAAAAGCAATTGCAAGAAGAGCATGGACAGCAACTTGTCAT GGATGAGTCACTGAGGGAGCACATCGAGTTTCTGGAACGACAAGGGATTGCGGGTGTAAGCCATCACAGCCTCCTATTTTCCAAAACAGCAGTCTTGCCTTCGTTGGAGCCTGAAGCTCTGGAGAG CAAGCACCCAGCCATGCCGATGATGGCCAGGCAGTACAACAAGGCATCCTCGATGGACTATGTCGCCAACGG CGCTGCCCATGCTTTCAAGCCAAAGGACTTCACTCCAAGAGCATACTCTGGAAGCAATACAAGTTCAGAGAGCCCTGAGGAAATCAAGGCGAAAATCAACCGGCTGTCGCAAACCCTTTCGAACACG ACGCTGGTTTCTAGGCTGCCTGACCGTGGGGAGAAGCTGAAGAAGCAGATACACGATCTGGACGAGAAGCTGACGGTGATCGAGTCCTCTCCAGAGTCGTCGTCGATGATGTCCAGAGGGAGGGCGCCTGAAGTGATCTGCTTGGATGATCAGAGCCTATAA